In Streptomyces camelliae, the sequence CATGTTTTCCACGCGACAAGTCCCTGAGGGCTTTCGCTTTCGAGGCGAATCCCAACGTCGACCCGGCGGTCATCCACACCCTCGCGACCTGCGAATGGGTCGAGAAGGGACTGCCTCTTTGTCGGATCGGAGACTCGGGCACCGGCAAGTCCCATCTGCTGATCGCGCTGGGCACCGAGGCCGCAGTGGCCGGTTTCCGAGTCCGCTACACGCTCGCGACCAAGCTCGTCAACGAGCTGGTCGAGGCAGCGGACGAGAAGCTGCTGAGCAAGACCATCGCCCGCTACGGACGTGTCGATCTCTTGTGCATCGACGAGCTCGGATACATGGAACTCGACCGCAGAGGCGCCGAGTTGCTCTTCCAGGTTCTCACTGAGCGGGAAGAGAAGAACAGCGTGGCCATCGCCTCGAACGAGAGTTTTGGTGGCTGGACAAAGAGCTTTACCGACCCTCGACTTTGTGCGGCAATCGTCGACCGCTTGACGTTCGGCGGCAACATCATCCAGACCGGCACCGAATCCTACGGCCTTGCCAGCACCCGAGCCCGAGCCGCCGAACAGGACGCCAGGGTCGGCTGACAGGAGCAGTGTCCCCTGGCCACGGAAATCGTTCGTCCTTCCCTCATCGAGCGGACATCCTGGTGACCATGATGAGCATGCAGGATGTCCACGAGGTGCTGTCTGTCCTGGAAGAGGCCGGGCTCACCGCCTGGGTCGACGGTGGTTGGGGCATCGATGCTCTCCCACAGCAGGCGACGCGGCAGCACTCCGACCTGGATCTTGTTGTGCTCCTCCCCGAGATTTCCGCGGTCCGATCAGCCCTCGCCGACAGCGGCTACCGCGTGGTGC encodes:
- the istB gene encoding IS21-like element helper ATPase IstB is translated as MAFKRHRGLTEQATDAGIDQACRLLRLPTIRGQFGELAESVSRDQMSYLRFLAELLLAECDDRARRRSERRIKAACFPRDKSLRAFAFEANPNVDPAVIHTLATCEWVEKGLPLCRIGDSGTGKSHLLIALGTEAAVAGFRVRYTLATKLVNELVEAADEKLLSKTIARYGRVDLLCIDELGYMELDRRGAELLFQVLTEREEKNSVAIASNESFGGWTKSFTDPRLCAAIVDRLTFGGNIIQTGTESYGLASTRARAAEQDARVG